The nucleotide sequence TCGCGGGCGCAGGAGCGTGTGGCTGCGATCCCGATCAATGGCGCAGCCGGGACAGAATCGGACACTCCTCCTCCCACAACCATGGCGCCACTTGGGCCTACGAGCAAGGGTATCGTAGGGATGAAAGGACTCGCGCTGGAAGTCTCAGGGCAGACATCCACGATCAGTTCGCAGACGGACAACGTGAAGCTAGAGAGCGGCACACAGATGAACTTGCGGGTGCAGTAAAGCGGAGGGCTGCAACTCATCCTTCGACGCGAGCTGAGCGAATGAAGGTCAACGCGGGCGGGGGCGCCCGCGCCACACTAGCCATCAGCAAACTAGTTGGTCGCGGGTTAGCTTCAGGCCATTCAGGTTGCCGAGAACGGTGACTGCGATCTGGTCAGTTTGGAAGAATTCTCTGGCGGTCTGCTGCAAGTCTTCGGCGGTGACGGCTTCAATGCGCTCGATCAGTTCGTCGAGGCCGTAAAAGCGGTCGAAATACATTTCCTGGCGCGCCAGGTTCGACATGCGCGCGGTGGACGATTCCAATGACAGCATCAAGCTGCCTTTGAGTTGATCTTTAGCGCGGCGCAATTCTTCGTCCGGAATCGGCGTGGATTTCAAGTTTCGAAATTCGGCGATTACGGATTCCACGACTTTAACTGCCGATTCGCGCGACGTGCCGGCGTATACGCCCATGCATCCTGTATCGCGATACGGATTGAGATCGCTGTAAATCGCGTAGGCAAGGCCTTGCCGTTCGCGGATGTTCTGAAACAGGCGCGAACTCATGCCGCCGCCGAGAAGAGTGTTCAGGACGTAGGACGCGTAACGCTTGTCATGCGCGATCGGATGCGAAGGGACGCCAATACAGATCTGGACCTGTTCAAGCGACTTCTTGTTGCGCATGTTGATCCGCGCAAAAGTCTTTGGCGGCGCCGAGTGCAATCCGTTAGTGACCGGCTTCATGTGCTCGAAATGTTTGGCGACCAGTTCGACAAAGTGCTTGTGATCGAGATTTCCGGCAGCAGAGACAATCAGATTGCCGGGAGCGAATCGGTCTCCGTAGTGTCGCGAAACAACGGGACGTTCGAAGCGCTTCACTGTGTCGCGCGTGCCCAGGATCGGCTTGCCCAGGGCGTGGTCCTTCCAGAAACTCTGCGTGAAGATTTCGTGCACAAGATAGTCGGGACTGTCTTCGTCCATCTTGATTTCTTCAAGGATCACGCCACGCTCGCGCGCAATGTCGTTGGCGTCGAATACGGGACGTAACACCAGGTCGCTCAGAACGTCGAGTGCGACGGGAACATGCTCATCGAGAATCTTGATGTTGAAGCAGATACATTCCTTGGCAGTGAAGGCGTCCATGTTGCCGCCGATGGAGTCGACCTGGCGAGCAATGGCTTCCGCCGACCGGTTCTCGGTGCCCTTGAACACCATGTGCTCAATGAAGTGCGAGATACCGTTCCATTCCGTGTCTTCATCGCGGGATCCGGATTTGAGCCAGATGCCGATCGAAACGGACCGCAGGTGCGACATCTGTTCCGTGATCACGGTCAAGCCGTTGGGCAACACGCGACGATGAATGTTGCGAGTTTCTTTTACCATTTCGATTGTCTATTTTCCCATACCCCGCGGA is from Acidobacteriota bacterium and encodes:
- a CDS encoding insulinase family protein, whose translation is MVKETRNIHRRVLPNGLTVITEQMSHLRSVSIGIWLKSGSRDEDTEWNGISHFIEHMVFKGTENRSAEAIARQVDSIGGNMDAFTAKECICFNIKILDEHVPVALDVLSDLVLRPVFDANDIARERGVILEEIKMDEDSPDYLVHEIFTQSFWKDHALGKPILGTRDTVKRFERPVVSRHYGDRFAPGNLIVSAAGNLDHKHFVELVAKHFEHMKPVTNGLHSAPPKTFARINMRNKKSLEQVQICIGVPSHPIAHDKRYASYVLNTLLGGGMSSRLFQNIRERQGLAYAIYSDLNPYRDTGCMGVYAGTSRESAVKVVESVIAEFRNLKSTPIPDEELRRAKDQLKGSLMLSLESSTARMSNLARQEMYFDRFYGLDELIERIEAVTAEDLQQTAREFFQTDQIAVTVLGNLNGLKLTRDQLVC